The DNA region AACAAAACCCTCCCTCTCAGACTCTTTCTTTAATGGTTCACATAAAATAATTTCGGGTTTGACTTTTTTAATTGCATCCAGAAGCGCTTTGCCCTTGACTCCACCTTTGTGAACAAAGACAACGGTTATTGTCTCATCCGGATCAGAGAGATATCGTGTTATCTCTTCGCGATTTTCCTCGGGCAGATCTTGTAAATCTCGAAGAATTAATGCACGGCATTCAGAAAATAAAGATGGAGCGAGAGCATCGGCAATGTCACCACCGATAGTTTCCCCTGCAAAAAGAGTTGTAATCTCGCAATTTCTCTCTTTTAATTCGACGGTTAATTTATTTATTGCTCGGTCTGAAAGCGCGCCTTCAGACCCAAGGAGTAGATAGACGGCATTCATTTCGCTACTCCAATCGAAAGAGATTAAATCGGCCCTTACTTGTTCGAATTGTAAACTGGTGTGCCTTTGCTTGAATACTGATGGATCCATTGATGTCAGTGCGCAGAACCTCTGCCCCAAGTCTAGTCAAGGTCTGCACCGTCTGCGGGGCAGGATGGCCGTAGCGATTTTTAGCTCCAACACTAATGACGGCAATCTCTGGTTTTAAGGTGCGCATTAAAGCGGCTTCCTGGTATCTCGAACCATGGTGAGACACCTTATAAATATCAATTTTTGACACACTGCTTATCAGCTCTTGTTGGGCAGGTGGCTCTAAATCTCCCGCGGAAAAAAGTGAGAAATCTGTAGATGTAATGATAACGGCGATGCTGGAGTTATTCACCGCTGAACCCTCGCCGGGTATTGATGCAAAAACATGTTCACCAACTGCCGGCCACATGACATTAATTCTGAAATGTGCTATTTGCGCCGAGTATCCACGTTGTGGGCGCATTATCACAATCTCTTTCATAAGTGCGGCAACATGTTCGCTCTCCATTAACGGTTCGGCATTTGTACTAACCCAGAGCTGCGAAACTCTGCGATTTTTAATGGCTCCGCTTAATCCTCCGACGTGATCGTCGTGAAAATGCGAAAGAATCATGAGTGGAATTTCTTCAATACCTAGCGCCTTTAAACAACGATCCACCAAAACTGGATCTGGACCAACGTCAATGACAATTGCCCGATGATTTCCGAGATTTACAACCATGGAATCACCCTGACCAATATCGCAGTTTGCAATCTGCCAATCCCCGGCCGGCCAACGTTGCAGCCAAGTGAGTGTAAGAATCAATATAAGGGCGCTAATTGAAATAGCTTTTATGTATTTCTTAAAAAGCCAGACTGTTATCGAAAATGAGGCAACGATAAGGAAGCCGATGCTTCCGGTGCGCAGAGTGAGTACTGGAAATTGCGCCGCCCATGTTGCAACGGCTGCAATAAAACCTGCTGGGAATTTTATTAACCAAATCAAAGCCATACTTAAGATGGGAGCAACCGGTGAAAGTAGTGCTGCAATAAACCCCAGAATAGTAATTGGTCCAACTGCAGGGGCTGCCAATAGATTTGCGACAATACTAATTGGCGAGAGATACCCAGATAGCGCCACTAATATTGGTGAACAAAAAACAATCGCAGCAATAGGAGGCGCTAACGCTTGGGCAAGTTTGCCTGGCAAAAAACGCGCAAATCTTTCAGCTACTTTAGGTGCAAATAATAGAAGGCCGCCAGTAGCAAAGACAGAGAGTGCAAAGCCGGCATCGCGCGCCTGCCAGGGATCTGCAACAACGACTGCGCCAATAGCAAAACCTAGCGCGGGTAGAGAATCTCGGCCGCGATTAGTGCCCACGGCGATCAATAGGACGGCCGCCATCGCCGCAGCACGAAGAACCGATGGCGATGGTCGCACAAGGGCAATAAAACAGATCAAAGCGATCGCCGTTGCAATCAACCGAAACTTCATTCGGGTAAATAAAAACTGCATGCACCACAATACGAAGGCGGAAACTATTGCAAAGTTGGCCCCACTCACTGCTACTAAGTGCGCTAATCCGGAGCGCCTCATTGCCGACTTGAACTCAAGGCTTTGTTTTGAAGTATCGCCTAAGACCATTCCGGGAATCAGAGCTCCAGCATTACCCTCCCCCGTTAAGTTGCGAAGACCTAATCGAATTGAAGCTAGGGATTTGGCCCACTGAGATGCACCCGTAATTACTGTGACATCCTCATCGATTAAAACCAGTGCGGCAACTCGTCCCTCTTTGCTATCGACTATTCGTGCCTTTGCGCTAAAACTTTGGCCTGGTAATAGTTCGAGCACGCTCGGTCTTGGTGTAATAACACGAATCGGGGTTCGCATCTCAAATGATCCATGACTGCTTTTGACATAGATCGCACGTGCAATGAAAGTGTAGTTTCCAGATGCGCTCTGATTAGGATCTGTGACAACTTGAGCGATAATTTCACTCGATTGCCCATAGAGTTTTACAATTTGTGAATTTTGGATAGATGCCTCGCGAAGAGACATCACAGTCGAGCCAACTAGGAGCGCCGTAATCAATACTGTGAAGCGAAGATTTCGACTAATAACTGAGAGCAACGCAAGAAAGATGGCGGCAAAAGTAATTCGCCAAGGGGCAAGTGCACTCTGCAGAAGCGCTCCAAGCCAAAGCGCTGCCCCTACTGCAACGGCGCGATAATCGGTTAAACGCGAACTTTGCTTTTTATCGCCGCGAATTTTGCTACACCAATTCCGCTGACCTTTTGAAGATCCACAATAGTTGCAAAGGGGCCATTAGATTTTCGGTATTCAATAATGCGCCTAGCAATTACTGGTCCTATACCATCGAGTGAATCTAACTGAGTCGCAGTTGCGCGATTAATATTGATAGGACCGCTTCGTACCACTTTACTTACCCGTACGCCAGCGCTATTTCTTACTGTTGCATCAACATATATCTGCTCGCCATCGGATAAAACGCGAGCCAAATTTATAGTGCTCAAATCAGCGCCAGGGGCCGAATTTCCTGCCGCTTTAATCGCATCGATGACACGTGAGTTTGCCGCTAGTGTGTAAACACCAGGTTTATTAACTGCGCCGGTCACGTCAATAAATATTTCGGGTGCTGCGATCTGTACAGCAATTATCGGAGGCGCCACAACTTCGTGAGTATTTCCCCGTACAACAAGAAGAGATGAAAAAATGATAATTAGTGTGCCTAAAATTAAGAGCGCACGTTTTTGAATGTGTGAGTAGTGGAGTTCGTACCACCAGTTTTTGATACTTTCATAGGTTTGATTGAGTTGGTCCATGCAGGCGATTTAAGCCTGCCCACAGCACCTATTAGTGGTACTTTTGGTCTAACTGTTGATAACGATGTTTACGATTTTTGGGGCGCGTGTGATGATCTTTGAAATTATTTCTCCCCTGAGCGCCTCAACTACGGCTGGCAAGGCTAAAGCACTAGCCTCAAGCTCGGCATCACTAATCGTGGGCAGTACATCGAGGCGATCTTTGATCTTGCCATTGATCTGGACAACTGCGGTCACCGCATCTGCCACTAAAAGTTTCTCATCAACTATTGGCCAGCCGGCAAGTGCGACCGAAGGTTTGTGACCTAAGCGCTCCCACATCTCTTCGGCGGTAAAAGGAGCAACGAGTGAGAGCATGATGGCCACGGCTTCGACTGCTTCACGAACCGCTGGATCTGCTGGACCACACC from Candidatus Planktophila sp. includes:
- a CDS encoding ComEA family DNA-binding protein, encoding MDQLNQTYESIKNWWYELHYSHIQKRALLILGTLIIIFSSLLVVRGNTHEVVAPPIIAVQIAAPEIFIDVTGAVNKPGVYTLAANSRVIDAIKAAGNSAPGADLSTINLARVLSDGEQIYVDATVRNSAGVRVSKVVRSGPININRATATQLDSLDGIGPVIARRIIEYRKSNGPFATIVDLQKVSGIGVAKFAAIKSKVRV
- a CDS encoding ComEC/Rec2 family competence protein, with the translated sequence MSLREASIQNSQIVKLYGQSSEIIAQVVTDPNQSASGNYTFIARAIYVKSSHGSFEMRTPIRVITPRPSVLELLPGQSFSAKARIVDSKEGRVAALVLIDEDVTVITGASQWAKSLASIRLGLRNLTGEGNAGALIPGMVLGDTSKQSLEFKSAMRRSGLAHLVAVSGANFAIVSAFVLWCMQFLFTRMKFRLIATAIALICFIALVRPSPSVLRAAAMAAVLLIAVGTNRGRDSLPALGFAIGAVVVADPWQARDAGFALSVFATGGLLLFAPKVAERFARFLPGKLAQALAPPIAAIVFCSPILVALSGYLSPISIVANLLAAPAVGPITILGFIAALLSPVAPILSMALIWLIKFPAGFIAAVATWAAQFPVLTLRTGSIGFLIVASFSITVWLFKKYIKAISISALILILTLTWLQRWPAGDWQIANCDIGQGDSMVVNLGNHRAIVIDVGPDPVLVDRCLKALGIEEIPLMILSHFHDDHVGGLSGAIKNRRVSQLWVSTNAEPLMESEHVAALMKEIVIMRPQRGYSAQIAHFRINVMWPAVGEHVFASIPGEGSAVNNSSIAVIITSTDFSLFSAGDLEPPAQQELISSVSKIDIYKVSHHGSRYQEAALMRTLKPEIAVISVGAKNRYGHPAPQTVQTLTRLGAEVLRTDINGSISIQAKAHQFTIRTSKGRFNLFRLE